In one Bufo gargarizans isolate SCDJY-AF-19 chromosome 11, ASM1485885v1, whole genome shotgun sequence genomic region, the following are encoded:
- the ANKRD63 gene encoding ankyrin repeat domain-containing protein 63: MLRPRDLRRSSGTRTFLDAMHAGKVHLARFVLDALDQRIVNSPAGDHGRTPLMFAVCLREAELRARFVRLLLDKGADVNGQDESGRTALSLACELGHLDAVKLLVQHSADPEIADRDGNRALMYAASCGHSAELLFLLRSYKRFGLRLDATNRAGISALDAARVSGHWECERALSGRGGHSPDSRNGETTARSPKPLSRQMLERFSRPFSHRREDERPRGLLIRSASCSPAHAEDGSLQEKDLLCIPEPVIQRAHSWDGSSTEATSPCSRLLRRLTSPDFFQGLSGDGLPCYPGDLRSNCSRSQLIPTSSRQALAL, from the coding sequence ATGCTCCGTCCCCGGGACCTCCGGCGCAGCTCGGGCACCCGCACCTTCCTGGACGCCATGCACGCCGGTAAGGTGCACCTGGCCCGCTTCGTGCTGGACGCTCTGGACCAGCGGATCGTGAACTCTCCGGCGGGGGATCACGGCCGCACCCCGCTCATGTTCGCCGTGTGCCTGCGGGAAGCCGAGCTCCGGGCTCGCTTTGTCCGGCTGCTCCTGGACAAGGGCGCGGACGTGAACGGGCAGGACGAGTCGGGGCGCACGGCGCTGAGCCTGGCCTGCGAGCTGGGACACCTGGACGCCGTGAAGCTGCTGGTCCAGCACAGCGCCGACCCGGAGATCGCGGACCGGGACGGCAACCGGGCGCTGATGTACGCGGCGTCCTGCGGCCACAGCGCGGAGCTCCTCTTCCTGCTCCGCTCCTACAAGCGCTTCGGGCTCCGCCTGGACGCCACCAACCGGGCGGGGATCTCGGCTCTGGACGCCGCCCGGGTGTCCGGTCACTGGGAGTGCGAGAGAGCCCTGAGCGGGCGCGGCGGacacagcccggactccagaaaCGGGGAGACGACGGCCCGCAGCCCCAAGCCGCTATCCCGCCAGATGCTGGAGCGCTTCTCCCGGCCCTTCTCACACCGCAGGGAGGACGAGCGGCCGCGGGGGCTCCTCATCCGCTCCGCCAGCTGTTCCCCCGCCCACGCGGAGGACGGATCCCTCCAGGAGAAAGACCTCCTCTGTATCCCGGAGCCAGTCATTCAGCGAGCGCACAGCTGGGACGGCTCCAGCACCGAGGCCACGTCCCCGTGCAGCCGCCTGCTGCGCCGCCTCACCTCTCCGGACTTCTTCCAAGGACTGTCCGGGGACGGTCTACCATGTTACCCGGGAGACCTGAGGAGCAACTGCAGCCGGAGCCAGCTCATACCGACCAGCAGCCGACAGGCCCTGGCCTTGTAA